Proteins encoded in a region of the Planococcus citri chromosome 1, ihPlaCitr1.1, whole genome shotgun sequence genome:
- the Girdin gene encoding girdin: MATSMEIEEFMQGPLVTWLKSCLKNSDRLQNYDDLTDGTLIHQVFLLIDPEPVHHVVVPSLRNSHTRIRNLSCIVKNIKVLYEEEYGQLIVALPDCVTLGQKPESKEGLEDMRLLLLLVLGGAVQCPNKHNFIENIKALPVDCQHTLVHCIQQVTDSQEIVLSSENCDAITVDLLLKHVKRLLKERDNYFHLWLSSFDEKRSSISNTVLNNSATESPCQHLAGELADWKTKLRKMRQELEEKSEALGEAKEELERSNLTISKLKSEMQELKQEARVGKAYRDEVDALREKAERCDRLESEVIKYKEKLGDLDYYKSRIEELRQDYRVLEETKEMVEEQLVKAKKRAEYTLKLEGDLVQLKRTIDEITLEKDANQEKLHDLLEENTQLRLTNKANHSNDNSLTINSDNFVQNNLSSNDNSLSEQLTYSAQNRILRLELENKRLLSTVETLQDNAFHRNNERILELEKDKKKLSLQVESLEESKKKYCQQINELETMVKETQSQLKRVQDSYQMLQQQLELRCDDAEFSNKEKIRLKEKISSLTAEIDNLKQNADNSVEITELQNKNNALEKEISKLKRTVEESNISIDLLSSNNENLEKQKEQLLKQIEDLDGQIQKLSDLEKESQELQKQNQIDQVTITNLENDLVSEKLKTQQLKDSLDALGLAIDNVTDPDKVLDKIASNPEVLKVVRERLAEEQPSDSNAKLQVNIITLQSQISSLTSQHTALQLANSQLVAEKEEALKELSKLTSAHQQLIEDQNVLQRLHNQLNSEYDSLVEERETLKNNLKDTRAEKRSLQEKYMRLKATCNGLEAEKENFKKDSESLINLRTEHSKLKEDFRNLFTASEKLKIEYRLLQDEYKKVRSEAGRMKVTVTELQGQLSASSEKILSLELEISKLTNKCELLMQVNSGLEEDRRSLMDHVTLLLSQYHELLTQSMEDKEHYHSEEKLFADKVNNLRRQKEKLEEKIMEHYRKSENCSIKKKSFGASIVRRVKKAGSELINKSRKSVHEESVDRRATDSDTSTEDSQSKQAARDMDDNLSCLSIPGTRRTVYLSGNETVDGDDTSTGISVNGQEDFNKMPSIDNARSSTPYQDLRPPLLVYNRLTAKVGGKITPSPSPTPSQHSNKESSTQSAENVKNAVWYEYGCV, from the exons ATGgctacatctatggaaattgaagaattcatgCAGGGGCCTTTGGTCACCTGG CTGAAATCCTGCTTGAAAAATTCGGACCGGTTACAAAACTACGATGATTTGACTGATGGCACTCTGATACATCAAGTATTCCTTTTGAT TGATCCGGAGCCTGTTCACCATGTTGTCGTTCCTAGTTTACGAAATAGTCACACTAGAATTCGTAATTTGAGCTGTATTGTAAAGAATATCAAAGTTTTGTACGAA GAAGAATATGGTCAACTTATCGTCGCTTTACCTGACTGTGTTACTTTGGGTCAGAAACCAGAGTCAAAAGAAGGTTTAGAAGATATGAGGCTATTGTTGCTTCTTGTATTGGGCGGTGCTGTGCAGTGTCCGAATAAGCATAACTTCATAGAGAATATCAAAGCTTTGCCTGTCGACTGCCAGCACACTTTGGTGCATTGTATACAACAA GTAACTGATAGTCAAGAAATAGTTCTATCGTCGGAAAATTGTGATGCGATTACTGTCGATTTATTGCTGAAACATGTCAAACGATTGCTAAAAGAAAGagataattattttcat ttgtGGTTGtcgagttttgatgaaaaaaggtcCAGTATATCGAATACTGTGTTGAATAACAGCGCAACTGAAAGTCCTTGTCAACATCTCGCTGGTGAACTTGCTGACTGGAAAACAAAGCTTAGAAAAATGAGACAAGAATT agaagaaaaatctgaaGCTCTAGGTGAAGCCAAAGAAGAATTAGAAAGAAGTAATTTAACAATTTCGAAGTTGAAATCCGAA ATGCAAGAGTTGAAACAAGAAGCACGAGTCGGTAAAGCGTATCGCGACGAAGTTGACGCTTTACGTGAAAAAGCAGAACGCTGCGATCGTCTCGAATCCGAAGTTATTAAATATAAAGAAAAGCTAGGTGATTTAGATTATTATAAAAGCAGAATCGAAGAATTACGACAAGACTATCGAGTCTTGGAAGAAACCAAAGAAATGGTCGAAGAACAGTTAGTCAAAGCGAAAAAACGAGCAGAATACACGCTAAAGTTAGAAGGCGACTTAGTTCAACTTAAAAGAACCATCGACGAGATTACTTTG gaaaaagACGCTAATCAAGAAAAACTACACGATCTTCTCGAAGAAAACACCCAACTCAGACTAACAAACAAGGCAAATCACAGCAATGACAATTCGCTCACCATAAATTCGGATAATTTCGTGCAAAATAATTTGA GTTCGAACGATAACAGTTTATCCGAGCAACTAACTTATAGCGCTCAGAATCGGATTTTAAGACTAGAATTGGAGAATAAACGATTGCTTTCGACGGTTGAAACTCTCCAAGATAATGCTTTCCATCGTAATAACGAACGAATATTGGAGCTGGAGAAAGATAAGAAAAAACTATCTTTACAA GTCGAAAGTTTagaagaaagcaaaaaaaagtactgcCAGCAAATCAATGAACTAGAAACTATGGTGAAAGAAACTCAGAGTCAACTTAAAAGGGTTCAAGATTCATATCAAATGCTACAGCAACAATTGGAG TTGAGATGTGACGAtgctgaattttcaaacaaggaAAAGATTCGATTAAAAGAGAAAATATCCAGCTTAACTGCCGAAATCGACAATCTCAAGCAAAATGCTGATAATAGTGTAGAAATAACCGAAttgcaaaacaaaaataacgctTTAGAGAAAGAAATTTCCAAACTGAAGCGAACCGTTGAG GAAAGTAATATTTCTATCGATTTATTATCAAGTAATAACGAGAacttggaaaaacaaaaggaacAGTTACTGAAACAAATAGAAGATCTAGATGGACAAATACAAAA GTTATCAGATCTTGAAAAGGAATCTCAAGAATTACAGAAACAAAATCAAATAGACCAAGTAACCATTACAAATTTAGAAAACGATTTGGTatcggaaaaattgaaaactcagcAATTGAAAGATAGTTTGGATGCACTTGGTTTAGCCATCGATAACGTTACTGATCCTGATAAAGTTCTGGACAA AATTGCCTCAAATCCTGAAGTTTTAAAAGTAGTCCGCGAGCGTTTAGCTGAAGAACAGCCATCCGATTCAAATGCTAAACTTCAAGTGAACATTATTACTCTACAGTCTCAAATTTCTTCGTTGACTTCTCAACATACAGCGTTACAATTAGCGAACTCTCAGCTCGTCGCCGAAAAAGaagaa GCGTTGAAAGAACTATCGAAGTTGACCTCGGCCCATCAACAGCTCATCGAAGACCAAAACGTATTACAACGGTTGCATAATCAATTGAACTCAGAATACGATTCGTTGGTGGAGGAACGCgaaactctgaaaaataatttaaaagatACTCGAGCAGAAAAACGGAGTTTACAGGAGAAATACATGCGATTAAAAGCCACCTGTAACGGTTTAGAAGctgagaaagaaaatttcaagaaggaTTCCGAATCTTTGATCAACTTACGAACAGAGCATTCTAAACTTAAA GAAGATTTCCGAAACCTTTTTACCGCTAgcgaaaaactcaaaattgaatatcGCCTGTTACAAGACGAATATAAAAAAGTTCGTTCCGAAGCTGGCAGAATGAAAGTTACAGTTACCGAATTACAAGGGCAGTTGTCGGCTAGTTCCGAGAAAATTTTAAGCTTGGAGTTAGAAATTTCTAAATTAACGAATAAATGCGAA CTACTCATGCAAGTAAATTCTGGCCTAGAGGAAGATCGTCGTTCGTTGATGGACCATGTAACGTTGCTGCTTTCCCAATATCACGAATTACTAACGCAGTCGATGGAAGACAAAGAACATTATCATTCcgaagaaaaattattcgc AGATAAAGTTAATAATCTACGTCGACAGAAAGAAAAactagaagaaaaaataatggaaCATTATAGGAAATCGGAGAATTGTTCCATTAAAAA GAAAAGTTTCGGCGCTAGTATCGTTCGAAGGGTTAAAAAAGCAGGATCTGAGTTAATCAACAAG aGTCGCAAATCTGTTCACGAGGAATCTGTTGATAGACGTGCTACTGACTCTGATACCAGCACCGAAGATAGTCAGTCGAAACAAG CTGCTCGTGATATGGATGATAATCTGAGTTGTCTAAGTATACCAGGAACTAGAAGAACGGTTTATTTATCAGGCAATGAAACCGTTGATGGTGACGATACTTCTACTGGTATATCGGTCAAC ggCCAGGAAGACTTTAATAAAATGCCTTCGATAGATAATGCACGATCTTCTACTCCTTATCAAGACCtcag ACCTCCGCTTCTAGTTTACAATCGACTAACGGCGAAAGTAGGTGGTAAAATTACACCTTCACCGAGTCCTACTCCTTCGCAACACAGTAATAAAGAATCATCCACTCAGTCGGCTGAGAACGTGAAAAACGCTGTTTGGTACGAGTACGGATgcgtttaa
- the Tasp1 gene encoding threonine aspartase 1, translating to MKMEIPGFIGVHVGAGKYSEASAPTYEKLCRTACKKGIEILKSGGTALEAATYATAILEDASITNAGFGSNLTIDGNVECDASVMDGSTLRYGAVGALSGVKNPVLLAKKLCCNQSEPMELGRIPPCVLVGHGAYDYAQHCSDIITVHPESLVSKNALKLHTKYMRQLGSRNFDAEDVKCDRLDTVGAVAIDGKGHTSAACSSGGILLKHSGRVGQAAMYGCGCWAEDGSQGNAGVAVTTSGCGEHIMKAMLARDIAGVMSKPTTMPCVTLNESMNKCFLESNFLRNIDEKLCGMLVIRWNGEDGEFLWAHTTPALCIGYMNTNSKKAKSRLSCLPATAQAGKTVVVEGISMSEMN from the exons atgaaaatggaaattccgGGATTTATTGGTGTTCACGTCG GAGCCGGAAAGTATTCAGAAGCATCAGCACCTACTTACGAGAAACTGTGCAGAACAGCatgcaaaaaa GGCATAGAAATCCTGAAAAGCGGCGGAACAGCCTTAGAAGCTGCAACCTACGCAACAGCTATTTTGGAAGATGCGTCGATCACAAACGCTGGATTTGGATCGAATTTAACGATAGATGGGAATGTGGAATGTGACGCCAGTGTTATGGACGGTTCTACTTTACGATACGGTGCAGTTGGAGCTTTATCTGGGGTAAAAAATCCGGTACTTTTGGCGAAAAAGCTGTGCTGTAATCAAAGCGAACCGATGGAGTTGGGAAGAATACCGCCATG TGTTCTGGTGGGTCATGGTGCTTATGACTACGCTCAACATTGTTCAGATATAATTACCGTGCATCCGGAATCTCTGGTCTCAA AAAACGCTCTAAAATTACACACCAAGTATATGAGGCAGCTTGGAAGTCGTAATTTTGATGCAGAGGACGTG AAATGTGATAGACTGGACACCGTCGGTGCGGTTGCAATTGACGGTAAAGGACACACTTCAGCGGCTTGTTCGAGCGGAGGAATTTTACTCAAACATTCCGGAAGAGTTGGCcaa gcTGCCATGTACGGTTGTGGTTGCTGGGCCGAAGATGGATCCCAAGGGAATGCTGGTGTCGCTGTAACTACTTCCGGCTGTGGCGAACATATTATGAAAGCGATGCTTGCTCGAGATATCGCCGGAGTGATGAGTAAACCAACTACGATGCCATGTGTGACGTTAAATGAAAGCATGAATAAGTGCTTTTTAG AATCAAATTTCCTCAGAAACATCGATGAAAAGTTATGTGGAATGTTGGTTATTCGATGGAATGGCGAAGATGGCGAATTCCTCTGGGCTCATACGACTCCAGCTCTATGTATAGGATACATGAATACGAATAGCAAGAAGGCAAAA AGTCGTCTCAGTTGCTTACCAGCTACAGCTCAAGCTGGAAAAACGGTCGTAGTGGAAGGAATTTCGATGTcggaaatgaattaa
- the LOC135831436 gene encoding coiled-coil domain-containing protein 115 → MDSSTNSDIEAELDELSVRVLELMNQFIVCKVNIENYVRSGCIDLAKARYINGNRSISALQLPTEDALGVQAKFKVSPEEVEGKPNFQRYQSAENLNLDDKGLSSSFKSIDLNSPDDKSKRFSNDPLKWFGFLVPQSLRQSKSTFEKCLEIVVENVNVQLELQHSIQRYKELRNSLE, encoded by the coding sequence ATGGATTCTTCAACGAATTCCGATATTGAAGCTGAATTGGACGAATTATCTGTACGTGTTTTGGAATTAATGAATCAGTTCATTGTCTGTAAGGTGAATATAGAGAATTACGTTCGATCTGGATGTATAGATTTAGCTAAAGCACGATATATAAACGGAAATCGAAGTATCTCAGCGTTGCAATTACCCACAGAAGATGCTTTAGGTGTTCAAGCGAAATTCAAGGTGTCGCCGGAAGAAGTCGAAGGCAAACCTAATTTTCAGAGATATCAAAGCGCCGAAAACCTCAATCTCGACGATAAAGGCTTATCGAGCAGTTTTAAAAGCATCGATTTGAATTCACCCGACGATAAATCCAAAAGATTTTCAAACGATCCTTTGAAGTGGTTTGGATTCCTTGTCCCGCAAAGCTTACGTCAATCGAAAAGTACTTTTGAGAAATGCCTTGAAATTGTAGTGGAAAATGTCAACGTTCAATTAGAATTGCAACATTCCATTCAAAGATACAAAGAATTACGAAATTCGCTGGAGTAG
- the Adck1 gene encoding aarF domain-containing kinase 1: MIYTKLLKYGALGLGGFGAAGTYASLRSNQYNLDSIGIVRFGRASCTALTIVFYYKTSLYGSGKDWDKNSPEYLELRSTTHKKAANKLLELCRLNKGVYIKVGQHIGALDYVLPSEYVETMKVLHSRAPASTIEEVYQVIREDFKKEPDDVFESIDSAPLGAASLAQVHKAKLKDGRMVALKVQHPSVKGNSTVDMKTMEILSKIVSYMLPDFKVQWLVDETKKNIPRELDFELEADNTEKARQMFRHLPWLKIPSVFRDLCSHRVLALEFVEGGQVNDLDYIKQHKINPYEVSDKLGKLYSEMIFKRGFVHSDPHPGNILVKKTPSGEVEIVLLDHGLYATLSDDFRYEYAQLWISILNKDMQEMAIHCTALGVPDLFWLLASMVTGRSWDAIKAGLNTTRFDSSEKELVQREFPNLLTYISDVLSNVNRQMILIFKTNDLLRGIEHTLQTYSRMESFSVITKNCIETIYAERKKQCASSLSRWSVTCGQYWALFRLSMYYNYLRVYSWFFV; the protein is encoded by the exons ATGATTTATACCAAATTGTTGAAATACGGAGCACTGGGTTTAGGAGGATTTGGCGCCGCCGGAACATATGCGTCACTTCGATCAAATCAATACAATTTAGATTCTATTGGAATTGTTAGATTTGGACGCGCATCATGCACT GCTCTCACGATCGTGTTTTATTACAAAACCTCGCTGTACGGTAGCGGTAAAGATTGGgataaaaattcaccagaataTTTAGAACTGAGATCAaca ACGCATAAAAAAGCCGCCAATAAACTCTTGGAATTATGTAGACTGAATAAAGGAGTGTACATCAAAGTAGGCCAGCACATTGGAGCTTTAGATTATGTCTTGCCCTCCGAATACGTCGAAACGATGAAAGTATTGCACAGTCGAGCTCCTGCGTCTACTATTGAAGAAGTGTATCAGGTTATTCgagaagatttcaaaaaagaa CCTGACGATGTATTTGAAAGTATAGATTCCGCTCCTCTTGGAGCAGCTTCGCTTGCCCAAGTTCACAAAGCTAAACTTAAAGACGGACGTATGGTTGCTCTCAAAGTACAACATCCTTCTGTCAAGGGAAATTCGACAGTTGATATGAAAACGATGGAG ATTTTATCCAAAATCGTGTCATACATGTTACCAGATTTTAAAGTACAATGGCTAGTTGACGAAACCAAAAAGAACATACCGAGAGAACTGGACTTCGAATTAGAGGCTGATAATACAGAAAAAGCAAGGCAAATGTTTCGTCATCTGCCTTGGCTTAAG ATCCCGTCTGTGTTCAGAGATTTATGCAGTCATCGCGTACTAGCGTTAGAATTTGTCGAAGGGGGTCAAGTCAATGATTTGGATTACATAAAACAACATAA AATTAACCCTTACGAAGTATCAGATAAATTAGGCAAGTTATACAGCGAGATGATCTTCAAACGAGGATTTGTCCATAGCGATCCACATCCAGGAaatattttagtcaaaaaaacaCCTAGTGGGGAGGTTGAAATAGTACTTCTTGATCATGGTTTATATGCT ACATTAAGCGATGATTTTCGTTACGAATACGCCCAATTGTGGATAAGTATACTCAACAAAGATATGCAGGAAATGGCTATTCATTGCACAGCTTTAGGCGTGCCTGATTTATTTTGGCTGCTTGCTTCAATGGTTACCGGAAGATCTTGGGATGCGATTAAAGCTGGTTTAAATACGACCAGATTTGATTCCAGCGAG AAAGAATTAGTCCAAAGAGAATTTCCCAATTTGCTGACGTATATATCAGATGTATTATCGAATGTTAATAGGCagatgattttaattttcaaaactaatgaCTTGTTAAGAGGTATCGAACATACTTTGCAAACTTATTCAAG AATGGAAAGTTTTTCCGTCATTACCAAGAACTGCATTGAAACTATTTatgcagaaagaaaaaaacagtgtGCATCTTCATTGTCAAGATGGAGCGTTACTTGTGGCCAATATTGGGCTCTGTTTAGATTATCCATGTATTATAATTATTTAAGAGTTTATAGTTGGTTTTTTGTTTGA